A window from Ignavibacteriota bacterium encodes these proteins:
- a CDS encoding T9SS type A sorting domain-containing protein codes for MKKIYTFLILLTIQVYAQPYPQLSTDISWSPGNFNTVADIEAAFENGRIQENVQLNPDISTDLVMPSQVDWDAKSHSEKALYLINAERVARGLLPFEAVSNNIVTIAQNYADFLRTNNLFGHNLNGSPSDRLNSDPSISGCSESGWIFGPENLSNYASTNPDPPALPIERAVYGWIYADAGSTWGHRNTCFALFNNNFGSALNEGFIGVGYSQGAYTFFGDPFNFGAVVVFNFVDPCPTSPLPVELTSFTLNLSENKIELNWETATEVNNYGFEIERLKTNIIIKDSEWEKIGFVEGHGNSNSPKYYSFKDNLLETSGKYSYRLKQIDIDGTFEYSDIVETNVSSPQNFELRQNYPNPFNPVTSITYSIPNDGHVELGIYDILGNEVEIVENGIKPAGSYTFSFDASKLTSGIYFYKIKTNNFISIKKMMLMK; via the coding sequence ATGAAAAAAATATATACATTCTTAATTCTTCTCACTATTCAGGTTTATGCTCAACCTTATCCGCAGCTTTCTACAGATATTTCTTGGTCACCAGGTAACTTTAATACAGTTGCAGATATTGAAGCTGCCTTTGAGAATGGGCGAATTCAGGAAAACGTTCAACTCAATCCTGATATTTCGACAGATCTTGTAATGCCTTCTCAAGTAGATTGGGATGCAAAATCACATAGCGAAAAAGCTTTGTATCTAATTAATGCTGAGCGTGTTGCAAGAGGACTTCTACCTTTTGAAGCCGTAAGTAATAATATTGTTACAATCGCACAAAACTATGCCGATTTTTTACGAACAAATAATCTGTTTGGTCATAATTTGAACGGATCACCTTCAGATAGATTAAATTCCGATCCTTCAATTAGCGGTTGTAGTGAGTCCGGTTGGATTTTTGGACCAGAGAATTTGTCTAATTATGCTTCAACAAATCCAGATCCTCCAGCTTTACCTATAGAACGCGCAGTGTATGGCTGGATTTATGCTGATGCCGGTTCGACATGGGGTCACAGAAATACATGTTTTGCACTATTTAACAATAATTTTGGATCAGCATTAAACGAAGGTTTTATTGGGGTAGGCTATTCTCAAGGTGCATATACTTTTTTTGGTGATCCTTTTAATTTTGGTGCTGTAGTTGTTTTTAATTTTGTTGATCCATGTCCAACATCTCCTTTACCAGTTGAATTAACTTCTTTCACTTTAAATCTTTCAGAAAACAAAATTGAATTAAACTGGGAAACTGCAACTGAAGTAAATAATTATGGATTTGAAATTGAAAGATTGAAAACAAATATAATTATTAAAGATTCCGAATGGGAAAAAATTGGTTTTGTAGAAGGTCACGGGAATAGCAATTCTCCAAAATATTATTCTTTCAAAGATAATTTACTTGAAACTTCAGGTAAATATTCTTACCGATTAAAACAAATTGATATTGACGGAACTTTTGAATATTCAGATATTGTTGAGACAAATGTTAGTTCGCCCCAAAATTTTGAACTTAGACAAAATTACCCAAATCCATTTAATCCGGTTACATCAATAACTTACTCAATTCCGAATGATGGGCATGTAGAACTTGGAATATATGATATTTTAGGGAATGAAGTTGAAATTGTTGAAAATGGAATTAAACCGGCGGGAAGTTATACTTTTTCGTTTGACGCAAGCAAATTAACAAGCGGAATTTATTTTTATAAAATTAAAACCAATAATTTTATTTCCATTAAAAAAATGATGTTGATGAAATAA
- a CDS encoding isoamylase early set domain-containing protein yields the protein MSISKRYLKSKQICKVTFKIPAEIGINHKKANILGSFNNWDYNSHRMKKLVKDGSFSILIDLEVGKEYEFKYFLDNSVWLNEKDADSQKTTEFGDSSNSIVKV from the coding sequence ATGTCTATTTCAAAAAGATATTTGAAATCAAAACAAATTTGTAAAGTTACTTTTAAAATCCCGGCAGAAATTGGCATAAATCATAAAAAAGCAAATATTCTTGGTTCATTTAATAACTGGGATTATAATTCCCACAGAATGAAAAAACTTGTTAAAGATGGTTCTTTTTCAATTTTAATTGATCTTGAAGTTGGAAAGGAATATGAGTTTAAATATTTTCTTGATAATTCGGTTTGGTTAAACGAAAAAGATGCTGATAGTCAAAAAACTACTGAATTCGGTGATTCATCAAATTCTATTGTAAAAGTTTAA
- a CDS encoding PAS domain S-box protein: MNTEITFKPSIALDHKIILDSLRDSVVSFNKNLELIYFNNSFKERFEIFIGEKLDYNKSLNSYQGIKRFSEYFDTWNYWIERCLLKEKFIEDFQYKLGGKYLHFQIQFIPIIKDDDVEYIQLIITDETIRHQYEDLIRKNVKDCDLCNSEKNFESKTVEEERDEAVELLIENVERLQIVFEGSNDGFWDWNIQKDEIFYSKHYYEILGYRNGEIKSDLFTWQSRIHPEHIDDVIEALHSHLEGKTEQFNKEYKVLTKSGDWKWVLDKGKVAIRDEQNNPLRVAGTLSDISERKKAEEILKESEARFVNIANTMPLMLWMTDNKISATYVNPKTTEFIGEENFAKSFKNFVHQDDISIFSEKFRKLLKDKERFEGEIRIKNKAGEFRWILMQVVPRILETGEFVGLLGVGIDITKRKEIETKLLESETQFNEITSVVAEGIFLIDSNRNLRFANPEFYNLLGYSAEEVLDTKVFEKIYNHNSKVEIDCPINKVLNDEVIVRITHDFFKTVNDDYLPVSFVSSPIKRNGKIIGCVTAFHDITERIEAEEALKRYVEELQFNKELMEENAVEAARLNEMLWDSETRLKELNASKDKFFSIISHDLRSPLTSIIGFAEVMIEDLETLSKEEIKEFTNSIYKSSKNVQNLLENLLQWSRIQTGRIEFNPINFEINNLINDVIALYQVNAARKKITLVNLLEKQYKVNADKFMIDTVLRNLVSNAIKFTPQGGTIKINVEKLDENNLTISIIDSGVGIKEEIIEKLFKIDSHITTKGTDKEKGTGLGLILCKEFVEKHQGKIWVESKFEEGSEFKFTLPLKNEQ, encoded by the coding sequence ATGAATACAGAAATTACATTTAAACCATCCATTGCACTTGATCATAAAATCATTCTGGATTCTCTGCGCGATAGTGTTGTTTCCTTCAATAAAAATTTGGAGTTAATTTATTTTAACAATTCCTTCAAAGAAAGATTTGAAATTTTCATCGGTGAAAAACTTGATTACAATAAAAGTTTAAATTCCTACCAAGGCATAAAAAGATTTTCAGAATATTTTGATACTTGGAATTATTGGATTGAAAGATGTTTGTTGAAAGAAAAATTTATTGAGGATTTTCAATATAAATTAGGCGGAAAATATCTTCATTTTCAAATACAATTTATACCGATTATTAAAGATGATGATGTAGAATATATTCAATTGATAATTACCGATGAAACCATTCGTCATCAATATGAAGATTTGATAAGAAAAAATGTTAAAGATTGTGATTTATGCAATTCGGAAAAAAACTTTGAAAGTAAAACTGTTGAAGAAGAAAGAGACGAAGCTGTAGAACTTCTTATCGAAAATGTTGAAAGACTTCAAATAGTTTTTGAAGGATCGAACGATGGATTTTGGGATTGGAATATTCAAAAAGATGAAATTTTTTACAGTAAACATTATTATGAAATTTTAGGTTATCGTAACGGAGAAATAAAATCTGATTTATTTACCTGGCAAAGTAGAATTCATCCGGAACATATTGATGATGTTATTGAAGCTTTGCATTCTCACCTTGAAGGAAAAACCGAACAATTTAATAAAGAATATAAAGTTTTAACAAAATCCGGCGATTGGAAATGGGTTTTGGATAAAGGAAAAGTTGCAATTAGAGATGAACAAAATAATCCTTTAAGAGTTGCCGGAACTTTAAGTGATATTTCCGAAAGAAAAAAAGCCGAGGAAATTTTAAAAGAAAGCGAAGCAAGATTTGTAAATATTGCAAACACAATGCCGCTAATGCTTTGGATGACTGATAATAAAATTTCTGCAACTTATGTAAATCCCAAAACAACAGAATTTATTGGTGAAGAAAATTTTGCAAAAAGTTTTAAGAATTTTGTTCATCAAGATGATATTTCAATTTTTTCCGAAAAATTTAGAAAATTATTAAAAGATAAAGAAAGATTTGAAGGTGAAATTAGAATTAAAAATAAAGCTGGCGAATTTAGATGGATTTTAATGCAAGTTGTTCCAAGAATTTTAGAAACCGGAGAATTTGTTGGATTATTAGGTGTTGGAATTGATATTACAAAACGAAAAGAAATTGAAACAAAACTTTTGGAAAGCGAAACACAATTTAATGAAATTACTTCCGTAGTTGCCGAAGGAATTTTCTTAATTGATTCAAATAGAAATTTGCGATTTGCAAATCCCGAATTTTATAATTTACTTGGTTACAGCGCAGAAGAAGTTCTAGATACAAAAGTATTTGAAAAAATTTATAATCATAACAGTAAAGTTGAAATTGATTGCCCGATTAACAAAGTGTTAAATGATGAAGTAATTGTAAGAATTACTCATGATTTTTTCAAAACCGTAAATGATGATTATTTGCCGGTTTCGTTTGTCTCATCGCCAATTAAACGAAATGGAAAAATAATTGGCTGCGTAACTGCTTTCCATGATATTACAGAAAGAATTGAAGCTGAAGAAGCACTAAAAAGATATGTGGAAGAGCTTCAATTTAATAAAGAATTGATGGAAGAAAATGCGGTTGAAGCAGCAAGATTAAATGAAATGCTTTGGGATTCTGAAACAAGACTTAAAGAATTAAACGCCAGCAAGGATAAATTCTTCTCAATAATTTCACACGACTTGAGAAGTCCGTTAACATCAATTATTGGATTTGCCGAAGTTATGATTGAAGATCTTGAAACATTATCAAAAGAAGAAATTAAAGAATTTACGAACAGCATTTATAAATCGTCAAAAAATGTTCAAAATCTGCTGGAAAATTTATTGCAATGGTCAAGAATTCAGACCGGAAGAATTGAATTTAATCCAATTAATTTTGAAATAAACAATTTAATAAATGATGTAATTGCGCTTTATCAAGTAAATGCTGCAAGAAAGAAAATAACGTTAGTAAATCTTTTGGAAAAACAATATAAAGTAAATGCCGATAAATTTATGATTGATACGGTTTTACGTAATTTAGTTTCTAACGCAATAAAATTTACACCGCAAGGCGGTACAATTAAAATTAATGTAGAAAAATTAGATGAAAATAATTTAACGATTTCTATAATAGATAGCGGTGTTGGAATAAAAGAAGAAATTATAGAAAAATTGTTTAAAATTGATAGTCATATTACGACCAAAGGTACTGATAAAGAAAAGGGAACCGGACTTGGGCTAATATTATGTAAAGAATTTGTTGAGAAACATCAAGGAAAAATTTGGGTAGAAAGTAAATTTGAAGAAGGAAGTGAGTTTAAATTTACTCTACCACTCAAAAATGAACAATAG
- a CDS encoding thioredoxin domain-containing protein has translation MNKNKSENELIHEKSPYLLQHSHNPVNWFSWNEKAFAKAKSENKPIFLSIGYSTCHWCHVMEKESFEDEEVAILMNEVFVSIKVDREERPDIDNLYMSVCQMLTGHGGWPLTIIMTPSKKPFFAGTYFPKNSFGNRIGMIDLTIRISEVWKNQQNDIIDSAEKITEHLKSNRNFKVSDFTKHEIIETAFQEFQNRFDEEFGGFGDRPKFPSPHNLLFLLRYFEKSKNTNALFMVEKTLTKMRNGGIFDHIGFGFHRYSTDRNWLLPHFEKMLYDQAMLIIAYSETFQITKNQLYKNTAEEIITYVLRDLKSSNFGFYSAEDADSEGEEGKFYVWNKSEILKTLGTEDGNKFCEIFNVTESGNYFEEATGNSTNTNILHQKKYFDDSQINSFKTKIFLEREKRIHPFKDDKILTDWNGLMIAALAISGRIFENKEIINDAEKSLQFIFEELISENGNLLHRYRNGDSSISANIDDYAFLVWALIELYQSTFKIFYLQKSIEFTEKLIANFWDEENNSGFFFTDKNNSDLISRTKEFYDGAIPSGNSVMFNNLQKLYKITNDHKFKNYSEFLNKTYKQSVEKVPISFAHFLAGLNFQFNSSQEIIIVGDKENSLTKRMLKIIHENFLPNSVVILWDKNSSDFKLQKKLIPYLDNYEMLENTTTAYICQNYECSLPTNDLDKFKELLKLK, from the coding sequence ATGAATAAAAATAAATCTGAAAATGAATTGATTCATGAGAAAAGTCCGTATTTATTACAGCATTCTCATAATCCGGTAAATTGGTTTTCATGGAATGAAAAAGCATTTGCAAAAGCAAAAAGTGAAAATAAACCAATATTTCTATCGATTGGTTACTCAACTTGCCACTGGTGTCACGTTATGGAAAAAGAATCTTTTGAAGATGAAGAAGTTGCAATATTAATGAACGAAGTTTTTGTATCCATAAAAGTAGATCGCGAAGAAAGACCCGATATCGATAATTTGTATATGTCGGTTTGCCAAATGTTAACCGGACACGGCGGTTGGCCTTTAACAATAATTATGACTCCATCTAAAAAACCATTTTTTGCCGGAACATATTTTCCAAAAAATTCCTTTGGAAACAGAATTGGAATGATTGATTTAACAATCCGAATTAGTGAAGTTTGGAAAAATCAGCAAAATGATATTATTGATTCAGCAGAAAAAATAACTGAACATTTAAAATCGAATAGAAATTTTAAAGTTTCAGATTTTACAAAACACGAAATAATTGAAACAGCTTTTCAAGAATTTCAAAATAGATTTGATGAAGAATTTGGAGGTTTTGGAGACCGTCCAAAATTTCCATCGCCTCATAATTTACTTTTCCTTTTAAGATATTTTGAAAAATCTAAAAATACAAATGCATTATTTATGGTTGAAAAGACTTTAACAAAAATGAGAAATGGCGGAATTTTTGATCATATTGGATTTGGCTTTCATCGCTATTCAACCGATAGAAATTGGCTTCTTCCCCATTTTGAAAAAATGTTATACGATCAAGCAATGTTAATAATTGCTTATTCTGAAACTTTTCAAATAACAAAAAATCAGCTTTACAAAAATACTGCCGAAGAAATTATTACATACGTCTTGCGTGATTTGAAATCTTCCAACTTTGGTTTTTATTCTGCTGAAGATGCAGACAGCGAAGGTGAAGAAGGCAAATTTTACGTTTGGAATAAAAGTGAAATTCTAAAAACTCTTGGAACCGAAGACGGAAATAAATTTTGTGAAATATTTAATGTTACTGAAAGCGGAAATTATTTTGAAGAAGCTACCGGAAATTCAACAAATACGAATATTCTTCATCAAAAAAAATATTTTGATGATTCTCAAATAAATAGTTTCAAAACAAAAATATTTTTGGAACGCGAAAAAAGAATTCATCCATTTAAAGATGATAAAATTTTAACCGACTGGAATGGCTTGATGATTGCGGCTTTGGCAATTTCCGGAAGAATTTTTGAGAATAAAGAAATTATAAATGATGCGGAAAAATCTTTACAATTTATTTTTGAAGAATTAATTTCTGAAAACGGAAATTTGCTTCACAGATACAGAAACGGCGATTCGTCAATTTCAGCAAACATCGATGATTATGCTTTTCTAGTTTGGGCTTTAATCGAATTGTATCAATCAACTTTTAAAATATTTTATTTGCAAAAATCTATTGAATTTACAGAAAAATTAATTGCAAATTTTTGGGATGAAGAAAACAATTCCGGTTTCTTTTTTACCGATAAAAATAATTCAGATTTAATTTCACGCACAAAAGAATTTTATGATGGTGCAATTCCAAGCGGAAATTCTGTAATGTTTAATAATTTGCAAAAACTTTACAAAATTACAAACGATCATAAGTTTAAAAATTATTCAGAATTTTTAAACAAAACTTATAAACAAAGTGTTGAGAAAGTTCCAATTAGTTTTGCACATTTTTTAGCTGGATTGAATTTTCAATTTAATTCTTCACAAGAAATTATAATTGTTGGTGATAAAGAAAATTCATTAACAAAGCGAATGCTGAAAATAATTCATGAAAATTTTCTACCGAATAGTGTTGTAATTTTATGGGATAAAAATTCTTCTGATTTTAAATTGCAGAAAAAATTAATTCCGTATTTAGATAATTATGAAATGCTAGAAAATACAACCACAGCTTATATTTGCCAGAATTATGAATGCAGTTTACCAACTAATGATTTAGATAAATTTAAAGAATTGCTAAAATTGAAATGA
- a CDS encoding NAD(P)H-dependent oxidoreductase, producing the protein MINVAIINGSAQKRNYVGFCINCIKKVFAKNENFIITEISLKDFNLPFPGEQIENDDSPKLRKLLKSADAYILGTPEYNGSFSAKLKLMFENASYPSEMKNKPVSIFGIASGSIGAIKSLEHLRSVCAHIGGFVLPRAVSIANVEDKFDENGNCNDDEIVKEFKNLSKSFIQFCETTISKL; encoded by the coding sequence ATGATTAATGTTGCAATTATTAATGGAAGCGCACAAAAAAGAAATTATGTTGGTTTTTGTATAAATTGCATAAAAAAAGTTTTTGCAAAAAATGAAAATTTTATAATTACTGAAATTAGTTTAAAAGATTTCAATTTACCTTTTCCCGGCGAACAAATTGAAAACGACGACTCGCCAAAATTAAGAAAACTTTTAAAATCTGCTGATGCATATATTTTAGGAACTCCCGAATACAACGGTTCTTTTTCGGCAAAATTAAAATTAATGTTTGAAAATGCAAGTTATCCTTCCGAAATGAAAAATAAACCAGTGAGCATTTTTGGAATTGCAAGCGGTTCAATTGGAGCAATAAAATCTTTAGAACATTTAAGAAGTGTCTGTGCACATATTGGCGGATTTGTTTTACCTCGTGCTGTTTCAATTGCAAATGTTGAAGATAAATTTGATGAAAACGGAAATTGCAATGACGATGAAATTGTGAAAGAATTTAAAAATTTATCGAAAAGTTTTATTCAGTTTTGTGAAACAACAATATCTAAATTGTGA
- a CDS encoding DUF4340 domain-containing protein, with protein MFNKNSNKFLWIFLAILIIAVTLIFTSESTKKERTFRNELVSIDTSKVSQISIYPKSLKGEEVRILKVDNIWKVNSDFGKQFTVPKIKVENLLNQLLLVKPQRVAARSKDKWKEYQIDSASTRIEIKEGSEKVLDLMIGKFAFQQPRSMSTFVKLASDIDIYEVEGFLDMIFNKTSNDFRDETIIKSERQKWNKLKFESANSDSSYELVKVNNSWFVNGIKTDSTKTENTLNSIERLTNSNFVNKEKAAFPKLTSKLTIEVENQNPITIFAYQDSINYIIESSMNIENYFDGKTFGNKIFFKKETLF; from the coding sequence ATGTTTAATAAAAATTCAAACAAATTTCTTTGGATATTTTTAGCAATTTTAATAATTGCAGTTACCTTAATATTTACGAGTGAATCGACAAAAAAGGAAAGAACATTCAGAAATGAATTAGTTTCAATTGATACATCAAAAGTTTCACAAATATCTATTTATCCAAAATCTTTAAAAGGCGAAGAAGTAAGAATTTTAAAAGTTGATAATATTTGGAAAGTAAATTCCGATTTTGGTAAACAATTTACTGTTCCAAAAATAAAAGTTGAAAATTTGCTTAATCAATTATTATTGGTGAAACCACAAAGAGTTGCTGCGAGAAGTAAAGATAAATGGAAAGAATATCAAATTGATTCTGCATCAACAAGAATTGAAATAAAAGAAGGAAGTGAAAAAGTACTGGATTTAATGATTGGTAAATTTGCATTTCAGCAGCCAAGATCAATGTCCACTTTTGTTAAACTTGCCAGTGATATTGATATTTATGAAGTTGAAGGATTTTTGGATATGATTTTCAACAAAACTTCAAATGATTTTAGAGACGAAACAATTATTAAATCTGAAAGACAAAAATGGAACAAACTGAAATTTGAATCTGCAAATTCTGATAGTTCTTATGAGCTTGTAAAAGTCAATAATTCTTGGTTTGTAAACGGAATTAAAACGGATTCTACAAAAACTGAAAATACTCTAAACTCAATTGAGAGATTAACGAATTCGAATTTTGTTAATAAAGAAAAGGCAGCTTTTCCAAAGCTGACTTCCAAACTTACAATCGAAGTTGAAAATCAAAATCCTATAACAATTTTTGCTTATCAAGATTCAATAAACTACATTATTGAATCTTCAATGAATATTGAAAATTATTTTGATGGAAAAACTTTTGGAAATAAAATTTTCTTCAAAAAGGAAACTTTGTTTTAG
- a CDS encoding Gldg family protein, whose translation MLTKRKIQTTLFLAVAIIILINVLSSRYSFRIDLTEDQRYSLSDATKDILKNLDEPLTVTSYFSEDLPPDIEKVRQDFKDLLIEYSNRSNGNVVYEFINPNEDQEVEMKAQQAGISPIMINVRDKDQVKQQKAYLGALLQLGENKEPIPFIQPGAAMEYALSSGIKKLSAKEKPVVGFLQGHGEPSLDQLIQLRQQLNVMYEERTVTLTDSTNIPFEIKTLVVIAPTDSIVERDFIFLDEFLSRGGRLLLAINNVKGNFQNATGELVNTGFSKWLSKYGITIADNFLVDAKCSSVMVQQNQGMFRMNIPVSFPYLPIISKFNEHPITKGLEAVLFPFASSITVTQKDTSIKFTTLASSSDKSSLETLPLFFDIQKQWGSQDFGMSNIPVAVAVEGKIARNSYTKMVVFSDGDFAVNGEGQQAQQLQPDNVNLMTNAIDWLSDDTGLIELRTKGVTARPLDAQLEDSTKTLVKYANFLIPIGAIILFGFARFQYKKKIRNIIKSTDYV comes from the coding sequence ATGTTAACAAAAAGAAAAATTCAGACCACATTATTTTTAGCAGTTGCAATAATAATTTTGATAAATGTTCTTTCATCAAGATATTCTTTTAGGATTGATTTAACTGAAGATCAAAGATATTCATTAAGCGATGCTACAAAAGATATCTTAAAGAATTTAGATGAACCGTTAACTGTTACATCATATTTTTCAGAAGATTTACCTCCGGATATTGAGAAAGTTAGACAAGATTTTAAAGATTTATTAATCGAATATTCAAACCGATCTAACGGAAATGTTGTTTATGAATTTATAAACCCTAATGAAGATCAAGAAGTTGAAATGAAAGCTCAGCAAGCTGGAATTTCACCAATTATGATAAATGTTAGGGATAAAGATCAAGTTAAACAACAGAAAGCATATCTTGGTGCGCTTTTGCAGCTTGGTGAAAATAAAGAACCAATTCCTTTTATTCAACCCGGAGCAGCAATGGAATATGCACTTTCGTCTGGAATTAAAAAATTATCGGCAAAAGAAAAACCGGTAGTAGGATTTTTACAAGGTCACGGCGAACCAAGTTTAGATCAACTAATTCAGTTAAGGCAGCAACTAAATGTAATGTATGAAGAAAGAACCGTTACACTTACAGATTCTACAAATATTCCATTTGAAATAAAAACTTTGGTAGTAATTGCTCCAACTGATTCAATTGTTGAAAGAGATTTTATTTTCTTGGATGAATTTTTATCTCGCGGTGGGAGATTACTTTTAGCAATAAATAATGTTAAAGGAAATTTTCAAAATGCAACCGGTGAATTGGTAAATACTGGATTTTCAAAATGGTTAAGTAAATATGGAATTACAATTGCGGATAATTTTTTAGTTGATGCAAAATGCAGCAGCGTTATGGTTCAACAAAATCAAGGAATGTTCAGAATGAATATCCCGGTAAGTTTCCCATACTTACCAATTATTTCTAAATTTAATGAACATCCAATTACAAAAGGCTTAGAAGCCGTTTTGTTTCCTTTTGCAAGTTCAATTACAGTTACACAAAAAGATACAAGTATAAAATTTACTACTTTAGCATCTTCTTCGGATAAATCTTCTTTAGAAACTTTACCATTATTTTTTGATATTCAAAAACAGTGGGGAAGTCAAGATTTTGGAATGTCTAACATTCCCGTTGCAGTTGCGGTTGAAGGAAAGATTGCAAGAAATTCCTATACAAAAATGGTTGTGTTTAGCGATGGCGATTTTGCTGTAAACGGAGAAGGCCAGCAAGCTCAACAATTACAACCGGATAATGTAAATTTAATGACTAATGCAATTGATTGGCTTTCCGATGATACCGGCTTAATTGAACTTAGAACAAAAGGTGTAACTGCGCGCCCGCTCGATGCACAATTAGAAGACAGCACAAAAACTTTAGTTAAATATGCTAATTTTTTAATTCCTATTGGTGCAATAATTTTATTTGGTTTTGCAAGATTTCAGTATAAGAAAAAAATTAGAAACATTATAAAATCGACCGACTATGTTTAA
- a CDS encoding ABC transporter permease subunit — protein MKPIWIIAKKEFRTFFDSLAAYIILVVFLGLSGFFTWLYGSDIFFIGQATLMPFFSVAYWTLFFFIPALTMKMLAEERKTGTLELLLTKPITDWQLIAGKFLSVMMLISVALLLTIPYYISISLLGPIDHGSVWSGYFGMLLMSAAFTSIGLFASSITNNQIVAFLIALFIGVFFLIIFDVLSSSFTGTAAYFFNYLSLSTHYESISRGVIDSKDLVYFLSITAIGLLSADSVLSKRNIVE, from the coding sequence ATGAAACCAATTTGGATAATAGCAAAAAAAGAATTTAGAACTTTTTTTGATTCACTTGCCGCTTATATAATATTAGTAGTGTTTTTAGGTTTAAGCGGATTTTTTACATGGCTTTACGGTTCGGATATTTTCTTTATTGGTCAAGCTACATTAATGCCGTTTTTCTCAGTTGCATATTGGACTTTATTTTTCTTCATTCCCGCATTAACAATGAAAATGCTAGCTGAAGAAAGAAAAACCGGAACTTTAGAATTGTTACTCACAAAACCAATTACTGATTGGCAATTAATTGCCGGAAAGTTTCTTTCGGTAATGATGTTGATTAGCGTTGCATTACTTTTAACAATTCCTTATTACATAAGCATTTCACTACTTGGACCAATAGATCACGGTTCAGTTTGGAGCGGATATTTTGGAATGTTGTTAATGAGTGCCGCATTTACAAGTATTGGATTATTTGCAAGCAGTATTACTAATAATCAAATTGTTGCATTTTTAATTGCACTTTTTATTGGTGTATTCTTTCTAATAATTTTTGATGTTTTATCTTCAAGTTTTACGGGTACAGCTGCATACTTTTTCAATTATTTGAGTTTATCAACTCATTACGAATCAATATCAAGAGGTGTAATAGATTCCAAAGATTTAGTTTATTTTTTATCAATTACAGCGATTGGTTTATTATCTGCAGATTCAGTATTATCAAAAAGAAATATAGTTGAGTAA
- a CDS encoding ATP-binding cassette domain-containing protein, with amino-acid sequence MSVTVTNLTKKYQTQRAIDNISFEVKTGEVLGFLGPNGAGKTTTMKIITGFMAPSDGDAKINGISVLEEPEKVKRMIGYLPESNPLYHDMPVLEYLEFIAELQNVPKEKVKDRIAQMVKVCGLNIEKHKKIGELSKGYKQRVGLAQALIHDPEILILDEPTTGLDPNQIVEIRNLIREIGREKTVILSTHILPEVEATCDRILIINDGKIVADGTSESLRKQAQGQEVLKVGISEASDKNIVIKTLQNLESVAMVDPIKEVDFSFYVNSKNEKSSKKSIFEMCVKNNWVLSELTPIETKLEDIFRDLTTN; translated from the coding sequence ATGAGTGTTACCGTAACGAATCTGACAAAAAAATATCAAACACAAAGAGCTATTGATAATATTTCTTTTGAAGTTAAAACGGGAGAAGTTCTTGGATTTCTTGGTCCAAACGGTGCCGGAAAAACTACAACTATGAAAATAATTACCGGATTTATGGCTCCATCCGATGGCGATGCAAAAATTAATGGAATTTCTGTTCTAGAAGAACCCGAAAAAGTTAAGAGAATGATCGGCTATTTACCAGAAAGTAATCCGCTTTATCATGATATGCCGGTTTTAGAATATTTGGAATTTATTGCTGAACTTCAAAATGTACCAAAAGAAAAAGTTAAAGATAGAATTGCTCAAATGGTTAAAGTTTGCGGATTAAATATTGAGAAACATAAAAAAATTGGTGAGCTTTCTAAAGGCTATAAGCAAAGAGTGGGATTAGCTCAAGCGTTAATTCATGATCCAGAAATTTTAATTTTGGATGAACCAACAACCGGTTTGGATCCAAATCAAATTGTAGAAATAAGAAATTTAATTAGAGAAATTGGAAGGGAAAAAACTGTAATTCTAAGTACGCATATTTTGCCGGAAGTTGAAGCAACTTGTGATAGAATTTTAATTATTAATGATGGTAAAATTGTTGCGGATGGAACTTCTGAAAGTTTGAGAAAACAAGCCCAAGGTCAAGAAGTTTTAAAAGTTGGAATTTCTGAAGCTTCAGATAAAAATATTGTAATTAAAACTTTGCAAAATTTAGAATCGGTTGCAATGGTTGATCCGATAAAAGAAGTAGACTTTTCATTTTACGTTAATAGTAAAAATGAAAAGAGCTCAAAAAAATCAATTTTTGAAATGTGTGTAAAAAATAATTGGGTTTTATCGGAACTAACTCCAATTGAAACAAAACTTGAAGATATTTTTAGAGATTTAACAACAAATTAA